The Sphingobium sp. JS3065 genome includes a region encoding these proteins:
- a CDS encoding acetyl-CoA carboxylase carboxyltransferase subunit alpha, protein MVSFLEFEKPIAELEARIIELRATANAGDIDISGEIDRLEQRAAKMLVDTYAKLSPWQKTQVARHPDRPHFKDYVAGMFDNFMPLAGDRAFSDDQAIIGGFATLGDRRVVVIGHEKGDDTASRVRHNFGMAKPEGYRKAIRLMQLADRFDLPVVTLVDTSGAFPGVQAEERGQAEAIARSTEQCLALGVPMVAAVVGEGGSGGAVALAAANRVLMFEHAVYSVISPEGCASILWRTAEKASDAATAMQVTAQHLKSLGVIDRIVPEPIGGAHREPVQAIASLGAAIGQELDSLSGMSADALRTDRADKFLAIGV, encoded by the coding sequence ATGGTTAGTTTTCTCGAATTCGAAAAGCCCATCGCGGAACTGGAAGCGCGGATCATCGAACTGCGCGCCACCGCCAATGCGGGCGACATCGACATCAGCGGCGAGATCGACAGGCTGGAGCAGCGCGCTGCGAAAATGCTGGTCGACACCTATGCGAAGCTGTCGCCCTGGCAGAAGACGCAGGTGGCGCGCCATCCCGACCGCCCGCATTTCAAGGATTATGTCGCGGGCATGTTCGACAATTTCATGCCCCTGGCCGGGGACCGCGCCTTTTCGGACGATCAGGCGATCATCGGCGGCTTCGCGACTTTGGGCGACCGGCGCGTGGTCGTGATCGGCCATGAAAAGGGCGACGATACGGCCAGCCGCGTCCGACACAATTTCGGCATGGCCAAGCCGGAGGGCTATCGCAAGGCGATCCGCCTGATGCAGCTTGCCGACCGTTTCGACCTGCCGGTGGTGACGCTGGTCGATACGTCGGGCGCTTTCCCCGGCGTGCAGGCGGAGGAACGCGGACAGGCGGAGGCCATCGCCCGCTCGACCGAACAATGCCTCGCCCTTGGCGTGCCGATGGTGGCCGCCGTGGTGGGGGAGGGCGGCTCTGGCGGCGCTGTGGCGTTGGCGGCGGCCAATCGCGTGCTGATGTTCGAACATGCGGTCTATTCGGTGATCTCGCCCGAAGGCTGCGCCTCTATCCTCTGGCGCACGGCGGAAAAGGCCAGCGACGCCGCCACCGCCATGCAGGTCACGGCGCAGCATCTGAAATCGCTGGGCGTCATCGACCGCATCGTTCCGGAGCCGATCGGCGGCGCCCATCGTGAGCCGGTGCAGGCGATCGCCAGTCTGGGCGCGGCCATCGGCCAGGAACTGGATTCGCTTTCCGGCATGAGCGCCGACGCGCTGCGCACCGATCGCGCCGACAAGTTCCTCGCCATCGGCGTGTGA
- a CDS encoding tyrosine recombinase, translated as MGEDAALIDRFLEMMAAERGASRNTLLAYRADLTGAGEIVGGLASATKEGIAELATAWAELAASSVARKSSALRAFYAFLEEEGLRADNPSAALPRPATRRSLPKILSTQEVDSLFALIAGKLDVEHPSPLDLRLSALIELLYGSGLRATELMSLPRRALASDRPFLILKGKGARERLVPISDRARAAVAAWLHHVPADSPWLFPSGKSHVSRIRLYQMVKALAAAAGIAPERVSPHVLRHAFATHLLEGGADLRALQSMLGHADIGTTQIYTHVDSRRLVELVNSRHPLASMTHRRVDGDVSPP; from the coding sequence ATGGGCGAGGATGCCGCGCTCATCGACCGATTTCTGGAGATGATGGCGGCCGAACGGGGCGCATCCCGCAACACGCTGTTGGCCTATCGTGCCGATCTGACGGGCGCGGGGGAGATTGTCGGCGGCCTTGCCAGTGCGACCAAGGAGGGCATAGCCGAACTGGCGACGGCCTGGGCGGAACTGGCCGCCTCCTCGGTGGCGCGCAAATCCTCCGCCCTGCGCGCCTTCTACGCCTTTCTGGAGGAGGAGGGGCTGCGGGCCGACAATCCCTCCGCCGCCCTGCCGCGTCCTGCGACCCGTCGTTCGCTGCCCAAGATCCTCTCGACGCAGGAGGTGGATTCGCTGTTCGCGCTGATCGCCGGAAAGCTGGATGTAGAGCATCCTTCGCCGCTCGACCTGCGCCTGTCCGCGCTGATCGAATTGCTTTACGGGTCAGGCCTGCGTGCGACCGAATTGATGTCGCTGCCGCGCCGCGCATTGGCGTCCGACCGGCCCTTCCTGATCCTGAAGGGCAAGGGCGCCCGCGAACGGCTGGTGCCGATTTCCGACCGCGCCCGCGCCGCCGTCGCCGCCTGGCTGCACCATGTGCCCGCCGACAGCCCCTGGCTCTTCCCCTCCGGCAAGAGCCATGTCAGCCGCATCCGCCTCTACCAAATGGTGAAGGCGCTGGCCGCCGCCGCCGGAATCGCGCCCGAACGGGTCAGCCCCCATGTGCTGCGCCACGCCTTCGCCACCCATTTGCTGGAGGGCGGGGCGGACCTGCGCGCCTTGCAGTCCATGCTGGGCCATGCCGACATCGGCACCACGCAAATCTATACCCATGTCGACAGCCGCCGGCTGGTCGAACTGGTCAACAGCCGCCATCCACTGGCCAGCATGACGCATCGGCGCGTTGACGGCGACGTTTCTCCGCCCTAA
- a CDS encoding shikimate kinase: MQRNSKSAEAQAKRGPIVLVGMMGVGKSTVGRRLAARLGVGFVDADEEIEKAAGMTITEMFDRYGEAYFRDGERRVIARLMDGVPKVIATGGGAFMQEETRVLILENALAIWLDADIDTLVDRVSRREGRPLLKGKDPRAVLTELAAIRNPVYALCPIHVKSAAAPHDVAVDSIMEQLSQWQ, translated from the coding sequence ATGCAGCGAAACAGCAAATCCGCCGAGGCGCAAGCGAAGCGCGGCCCCATCGTCCTGGTGGGGATGATGGGCGTCGGCAAATCGACCGTCGGGCGGCGGCTGGCGGCGCGGCTGGGCGTCGGTTTCGTGGATGCGGACGAGGAGATCGAAAAGGCCGCGGGCATGACGATCACCGAAATGTTCGACCGCTATGGCGAGGCCTATTTCCGCGATGGCGAGCGGCGCGTGATCGCCCGGTTGATGGACGGCGTGCCCAAGGTGATCGCGACTGGCGGCGGCGCCTTCATGCAGGAAGAGACGCGGGTGCTGATCCTGGAGAATGCGCTGGCGATCTGGCTGGACGCCGACATCGACACGCTGGTCGACCGGGTGTCGCGGCGCGAGGGACGCCCGCTGTTGAAGGGCAAGGATCCGCGGGCCGTGCTGACCGAACTGGCCGCCATCCGCAATCCGGTTTACGCGCTCTGCCCCATTCATGTGAAAAGCGCCGCCGCGCCGCATGATGTGGCGGTGGACAGCATCATGGAGCAGCTTTCCCAATGGCAATAG
- the aroB gene encoding 3-dehydroquinate synthase has product MAIVRVALDARSYDIVIEQGALDRAGSHLAGYARKGRLVVVTDAHVAKAQLPRLEASLRAAHVAVEPVILPPGEQTKSWRHLEELLDALLALEIERGDHVVALGGGVIGDLVGFAASILKRGCHFIQVPTTLLAQVDSSVGGKTAINARAGKNLIGSFYQPALVLIDPSTLDTLPVRETRAGYAEVVKYGLIDDPDFFAWCEAEGDRLLSGDAQAREYAIERSVTAKAKIVGEDERETSGRRALLNLGHTFGHALEADTGFSDLLLHGEGVAAGMALAFRYSARLGLCPAEEAQRVTAHLKAVGLPHDLASAQVTADGAALVGHMLHDKKMAAGTLPFLLARGIGRTFLSKDVVLDDVAAFLDEDRARAV; this is encoded by the coding sequence ATGGCAATAGTCCGCGTCGCGCTGGATGCGCGCAGCTACGACATCGTGATCGAACAGGGGGCGCTGGACCGGGCGGGTTCCCATCTGGCGGGCTATGCGCGGAAAGGCCGTCTGGTGGTCGTGACCGACGCCCATGTCGCCAAGGCGCAGCTTCCCCGGCTGGAGGCCAGCCTGCGCGCCGCCCATGTCGCGGTCGAACCGGTGATCCTGCCGCCGGGCGAGCAGACCAAGAGCTGGCGTCATCTGGAGGAACTGCTCGACGCGCTGCTGGCGCTGGAGATCGAGCGGGGCGACCATGTGGTGGCGCTGGGCGGCGGGGTGATCGGGGATCTGGTGGGCTTTGCCGCGTCCATCCTGAAGCGCGGCTGCCATTTTATCCAGGTGCCGACGACGCTGCTGGCGCAGGTGGACAGTTCGGTCGGCGGCAAGACCGCGATCAATGCGCGGGCGGGCAAGAATCTGATCGGCAGCTTCTACCAGCCCGCCCTGGTGCTGATCGATCCTTCGACGCTGGATACGCTGCCGGTGCGCGAGACGCGGGCGGGCTATGCCGAGGTGGTGAAATATGGGCTGATCGACGATCCGGATTTCTTCGCCTGGTGCGAGGCGGAGGGGGACCGGTTGCTGTCGGGCGATGCGCAGGCGCGGGAATATGCCATCGAGCGCAGTGTGACCGCCAAGGCGAAGATCGTCGGAGAGGATGAGCGGGAAACATCCGGGCGGCGGGCTTTGCTGAATCTGGGGCATACTTTCGGCCATGCGCTGGAGGCCGACACCGGCTTTTCCGATCTTCTGCTTCACGGCGAAGGGGTTGCCGCGGGCATGGCCCTCGCCTTCCGCTATTCGGCGCGGCTTGGCTTGTGCCCGGCGGAGGAAGCCCAGCGGGTGACGGCGCATCTGAAAGCCGTCGGCCTGCCTCATGATCTTGCCAGCGCGCAGGTCACGGCGGACGGCGCGGCTCTGGTCGGGCATATGCTGCACGACAAGAAGATGGCGGCGGGCACCCTGCCCTTCCTGCTGGCGCGGGGGATCGGGCGGACTTTCCTGTCGAAGGATGTCGTGCTGGACGATGTGGCGGCGTTTCTGGATGAGGATCGGGCCCGGGCGGTTTGA
- a CDS encoding YoaK family protein translates to MRIYENRRRLLAIGLGALAGFVDALGFLKLQGMFVSFMSGNSTRMAVGVATPVHGSLFAGALIATFVAGVMAGTATGAKAGRWRKQSVLALVLLMLTLAGFAETGLGGSVVSTLLMASAMGAANATFQRDGEVSVGVTYMTGTLVKFGQHLTIALSGGPSFAWMPYLLLWLGLMAGAMAGAMAFPIFGLHALWIAVAFSAMLLMMAVAFGPLPDLE, encoded by the coding sequence ATGCGCATCTATGAAAATCGCCGTCGGCTTTTGGCGATCGGCCTCGGGGCCTTGGCCGGGTTCGTGGACGCTTTGGGCTTTCTGAAGCTACAGGGAATGTTCGTGTCATTCATGAGCGGGAATTCCACGCGAATGGCGGTCGGCGTTGCAACGCCCGTACATGGCAGCTTGTTTGCGGGCGCATTGATTGCGACGTTCGTTGCCGGAGTGATGGCCGGAACGGCTACCGGCGCGAAGGCCGGGCGGTGGAGAAAGCAATCCGTTCTGGCGCTTGTCTTATTGATGCTGACCTTGGCTGGTTTCGCGGAAACAGGCCTTGGGGGGTCGGTCGTATCCACATTATTGATGGCCAGCGCCATGGGCGCGGCAAACGCAACATTCCAAAGAGATGGCGAGGTGAGTGTCGGGGTCACCTACATGACCGGAACGCTGGTCAAATTTGGCCAGCATCTGACGATTGCGCTCTCAGGAGGACCAAGTTTTGCGTGGATGCCATATCTTCTGTTGTGGCTTGGCCTGATGGCAGGGGCGATGGCGGGAGCAATGGCATTTCCCATATTCGGGCTTCACGCATTGTGGATCGCGGTCGCATTTTCAGCAATGCTGCTCATGATGGCTGTGGCATTTGGGCCTTTGCCTGACCTGGAATGA
- the rpmE gene encoding 50S ribosomal protein L31, with protein MKADTHPDYHFITVQMTDGSTFRTRSTWGKEGDTLALDIDPKSHPAWTGGTRQLEQGGQVARFNKRFGGLTLKK; from the coding sequence ATGAAGGCCGATACGCATCCCGATTACCACTTCATCACCGTCCAGATGACCGACGGTTCGACTTTCCGCACCCGCTCGACCTGGGGCAAGGAAGGCGACACGCTGGCGCTCGACATCGATCCCAAGTCGCACCCGGCCTGGACCGGCGGCACCCGCCAGCTTGAGCAGGGCGGCCAGGTGGCGCGCTTCAACAAGCGTTTCGGCGGCCTGACGCTGAAGAAGTAA
- the fabZ gene encoding 3-hydroxyacyl-ACP dehydratase FabZ has protein sequence MTDQVDAVSGAIGPFDIRGVMASLPHRYPMLLVDRVVSIVPNTSIHAIKAVSINEPFFQGHFPGRPIMPGVLIVEAMAQAAGVLTVQSLDLAGSGKLVYFMSIDAVKFRNPVEPGCLLDLHVDVVQMRGAVCKFSGKALIDGKLHAEANFVAMIADPPKD, from the coding sequence ATGACGGATCAGGTTGACGCCGTGTCCGGCGCCATCGGCCCCTTCGATATCCGGGGGGTCATGGCGTCGCTGCCGCACCGTTATCCGATGCTGCTGGTTGACCGCGTGGTTTCGATTGTGCCCAACACATCGATCCACGCGATCAAGGCCGTGTCGATCAACGAGCCTTTCTTCCAGGGCCATTTCCCCGGCCGTCCGATCATGCCGGGCGTGCTGATCGTGGAGGCGATGGCGCAGGCGGCAGGTGTGCTGACGGTACAGTCGCTCGACCTCGCCGGTTCGGGCAAGCTCGTCTATTTCATGAGCATCGACGCCGTGAAATTCCGCAATCCGGTGGAGCCTGGCTGCCTGCTCGACCTGCATGTCGACGTCGTGCAGATGCGCGGCGCCGTCTGCAAGTTCAGCGGCAAGGCGCTGATCGACGGTAAGCTGCATGCGGAAGCCAATTTCGTCGCGATGATCGCCGATCCGCCGAAGGATTGA
- a CDS encoding OmpH family outer membrane protein, with protein sequence MKTIFKAAALVLAPMTAMALSSVPAAAQSKVGIAVVDLQRAVATSSAYSTARTQIQTTYKAQIDGFTARKNAIDADLKAKGTALEAAMKAAGNKPTPAIQTQYEAYQKAGQDGQAELQRLGQPIALANAYVEEQISAKLSDALKSAMTKAKVDLILSPDATVSYQPTVDITQSVVTELNALVPSVGIVPPAGWQPGRQGQAAAAPAAAPANPSQQPTSR encoded by the coding sequence ATGAAGACGATTTTCAAGGCTGCGGCGCTGGTTCTCGCGCCGATGACCGCCATGGCGCTGTCCAGCGTTCCGGCCGCCGCCCAGTCGAAGGTCGGCATCGCCGTCGTCGACCTGCAGCGCGCCGTCGCCACCAGCTCCGCCTATTCCACGGCGCGCACCCAGATTCAGACCACCTACAAGGCGCAGATCGACGGTTTCACCGCGCGCAAGAACGCCATCGACGCCGACCTGAAGGCGAAGGGCACCGCCCTGGAAGCCGCGATGAAGGCAGCCGGCAACAAGCCGACCCCGGCGATCCAGACCCAATATGAGGCCTATCAGAAGGCCGGTCAGGACGGTCAGGCCGAATTGCAGCGCCTGGGCCAGCCGATCGCTCTCGCCAACGCCTATGTCGAAGAACAGATTTCGGCCAAGCTGTCGGACGCGCTGAAGTCCGCCATGACCAAGGCGAAGGTCGACCTGATCCTGTCGCCCGACGCGACCGTCTCCTACCAGCCGACCGTCGACATCACCCAGTCGGTCGTGACCGAACTGAACGCGCTGGTGCCCAGCGTCGGCATCGTTCCGCCCGCCGGTTGGCAGCCGGGCCGCCAGGGCCAGGCCGCTGCCGCGCCTGCCGCTGCTCCGGCCAACCCGTCTCAGCAGCCGACGTCGCGCTGA
- the bamA gene encoding outer membrane protein assembly factor BamA, whose amino-acid sequence MMSNNRQRPVVVALLATTMIAGMSAVPALAQDAPPAAAPAPVPAVTPAAATIRNIAVTGIQRLEPDTVLSYTKLRIGQSFTQESLDQALRDLYETELFADVQIRNDNGALTIEVKENPVINRIVLEGNKRLKEDKIRPEIKLAPRQIYTRSKVRADVARIIELYRRQGRFAATVEPKMVQLDQNRVDIVFEISEGPKSKVRQINIIGNEKFKDGELRGQMVTKQSRWFRIFSSGTSYDPDRLAYDQQKLRQFYLTEGYADFRVISAVAELTPDKQDFIITYVVEEGQRYKFGDVKVNSDIRDLSGDSLTKMLPMKKGQWYNAKQVEDTVDTLSETAGLFGYAFADVQPDFNRDKDTLTMGIDFRIANAPRVYVERVDINGNTLTQDKVVRREFRLAEGDAFNSFLVKRSKDRINSLGFFQEKLDVEQKPGSAPDRIILETNVQEKSTGELSLSAGFSSLERFIVSASITQRNFRGKGQELRTSVNYSAYSKSVEVGFTEPYFMDRNIALGGDIYRRDLNSFRYLNNNDRDTTYEQSTTGFQLRAGVPITEYMSLALRYTLNLDDVTLDRDTYYSDPDGAGPLGQQCDPLLAGRYLCDAIGKRTTSSLGYSLIYDTRDNRIRPTRGHNVVLSQDLAGLGGSVKYVRTRLNGSKFWPLGSGFIFSISGEGGYIHSLEGDRRDASGALVDPIRLTDRFFLGEPQIRGFNIRGIGPRVKRWYLTQDENGNYVRQSGNNNVSDDALGGRIYYMARAEVEIPLGSGAREMGLRPSIFLDAGAVAGLRNPQVIGHSPGVCANISTGQRTTAVSDGICPGDNATDPTQNTHTLIIGPFEEEYLGDTLKPRVSVGFGVNWNSPFGPFRIDIAKALLKEPGDDTKLITFNVGTQF is encoded by the coding sequence ATGATGAGCAACAACAGGCAGCGCCCGGTCGTCGTGGCCCTGTTGGCGACCACGATGATCGCGGGCATGTCTGCGGTGCCGGCGCTGGCGCAAGATGCCCCGCCTGCTGCAGCCCCCGCGCCCGTTCCGGCGGTTACGCCCGCCGCCGCAACGATCCGCAACATCGCCGTGACCGGCATCCAGCGGCTGGAACCGGACACAGTGCTGTCCTACACCAAGCTGCGGATCGGCCAGTCCTTCACCCAGGAATCGCTCGATCAGGCGCTGCGCGACCTTTACGAGACGGAACTGTTCGCCGACGTCCAGATCCGCAACGACAATGGCGCGCTGACCATCGAGGTGAAGGAAAACCCGGTCATCAACCGCATCGTCCTTGAAGGTAATAAGCGCCTCAAGGAAGACAAGATTCGTCCTGAAATAAAACTGGCTCCGCGCCAGATTTATACAAGGTCGAAAGTGCGCGCCGACGTCGCCCGCATCATCGAACTCTATCGCCGCCAGGGCCGCTTCGCCGCCACCGTCGAACCGAAGATGGTGCAGCTCGACCAGAACCGCGTCGACATCGTCTTCGAAATCTCCGAAGGACCGAAATCCAAGGTCCGCCAGATCAACATCATCGGCAATGAGAAGTTCAAGGACGGCGAACTGCGCGGCCAGATGGTGACTAAGCAGTCGCGCTGGTTCCGCATCTTCTCCTCCGGCACCAGCTACGATCCGGATCGCCTGGCCTATGACCAGCAGAAGCTGCGCCAATTCTACCTGACGGAGGGCTATGCCGATTTCCGCGTGATCTCGGCCGTGGCGGAACTGACCCCGGACAAGCAGGACTTCATCATCACCTATGTGGTGGAGGAAGGGCAGCGTTACAAATTCGGCGACGTCAAGGTGAACAGCGACATTCGCGACCTGTCGGGCGATTCGCTGACCAAGATGCTGCCGATGAAGAAGGGGCAATGGTACAACGCCAAGCAGGTCGAGGACACGGTCGACACGCTGAGCGAGACGGCGGGCCTGTTCGGCTATGCCTTCGCGGACGTCCAGCCGGACTTCAACCGCGACAAGGACACGCTGACGATGGGGATCGATTTCCGCATCGCCAACGCGCCGCGCGTCTACGTCGAGCGGGTGGACATCAACGGCAACACGCTGACGCAGGACAAGGTGGTGCGCCGCGAATTCCGCCTGGCGGAGGGCGATGCCTTCAACAGCTTCCTGGTGAAGCGTTCGAAGGACCGCATCAATTCGCTCGGCTTCTTCCAGGAAAAGCTGGATGTCGAACAGAAGCCGGGGTCCGCGCCCGACCGCATCATTCTGGAAACCAACGTGCAGGAAAAATCGACCGGCGAACTGTCGCTTTCGGCCGGTTTCTCCTCGCTGGAGCGGTTCATCGTCTCGGCCTCGATCACCCAGCGCAACTTCCGCGGCAAGGGCCAGGAACTGCGCACCAGCGTCAACTATTCCGCTTATTCCAAGTCGGTGGAAGTGGGCTTCACGGAGCCTTATTTCATGGACAGGAATATCGCGCTGGGCGGCGACATCTATCGCCGCGACCTCAACAGCTTCCGTTATCTGAACAATAACGACCGCGACACCACCTATGAACAGTCGACGACCGGCTTCCAGCTTCGGGCGGGCGTGCCGATCACCGAATATATGTCGCTGGCGCTGCGTTACACGTTGAACCTGGACGATGTGACGCTGGACAGGGATACTTATTATTCCGATCCCGACGGTGCGGGTCCGCTGGGGCAGCAATGCGATCCGTTGCTGGCGGGGCGCTATCTTTGCGATGCCATCGGCAAGCGGACGACATCGTCGCTCGGCTATTCGTTGATCTACGACACACGCGACAACCGCATTCGCCCGACGCGCGGCCATAATGTCGTTCTCAGTCAGGATTTGGCGGGTCTGGGCGGCAGCGTCAAATATGTGCGCACGCGGCTGAACGGCTCCAAATTTTGGCCGCTCGGCAGCGGCTTCATCTTCTCGATTTCGGGCGAGGGCGGCTATATCCACAGCCTGGAAGGCGACCGCCGCGATGCGAGCGGCGCGCTGGTCGATCCGATCCGCCTGACCGACCGTTTCTTCCTGGGTGAACCGCAGATACGCGGCTTCAACATTCGCGGCATCGGCCCCCGCGTGAAGCGCTGGTACCTGACCCAGGATGAGAACGGCAATTATGTACGCCAGTCCGGTAACAACAATGTCAGCGATGACGCGCTGGGTGGCCGCATCTATTATATGGCGCGGGCCGAGGTGGAAATTCCGCTGGGTTCGGGCGCTCGCGAAATGGGGCTGCGGCCGTCCATCTTCCTTGATGCGGGGGCCGTCGCCGGTCTGCGCAATCCTCAGGTCATCGGTCATTCGCCCGGCGTGTGCGCCAACATCTCCACCGGTCAGCGCACGACGGCAGTGAGCGATGGGATCTGCCCGGGCGACAACGCCACCGACCCGACGCAGAACACGCACACTCTCATCATCGGGCCGTTTGAAGAAGAATATCTGGGCGACACGCTGAAACCCCGCGTGTCCGTCGGCTTTGGCGTCAACTGGAATTCGCCGTTCGGCCCGTTCCGCATCGACATTGCCAAGGCCCTGCTCAAGGAACCAGGGGACGACACCAAACTCATCACCTTCAACGTAGGGACTCAATTCTGA
- the rseP gene encoding RIP metalloprotease RseP, giving the protein MIHNPGFLLTVIAFVAVIGPLVFVHELGHYLVGRWCGVKAEAFSIGFGPEIAAWTDRRGTRWRLGALPLGGYVRFKGDMNAASQTDPRWLEMPAAERAESFPAKPLWQRAAIVAAGPAINFLFAILILATFAFVHGESRTPAVAGQVQPGSAAAAAGIVAGDRIVSLNGREMTTFDDIRLFAQIRPGEPVTIVIDRKGKLFERQGKVGAVQEDDGFGNKFRIGRLGIAPGDPVIEPVSLVRAPVVAIERTGQIIRTMVETLGQIVGGGRSVKELGGPLKIAEVSGQAATLGVESFVFFMALISINLGFINLLPIPMLDGGHLLFYGVEAIQRRPVSPQVQEWAYRSGLAVLLAMMVLVTFNDLSSFGLWDRLSGLIG; this is encoded by the coding sequence TTGATCCACAACCCCGGTTTCCTGCTGACTGTCATCGCTTTTGTCGCAGTCATCGGACCGCTCGTCTTCGTGCATGAGCTGGGCCATTATCTGGTGGGCCGCTGGTGCGGGGTGAAGGCGGAGGCCTTTTCCATCGGCTTCGGCCCGGAAATCGCCGCATGGACCGACAGGCGCGGCACCCGCTGGCGTCTGGGCGCGCTGCCGCTGGGCGGCTATGTGCGGTTCAAGGGCGACATGAACGCCGCCAGCCAGACCGACCCGCGCTGGCTGGAAATGCCAGCCGCCGAACGGGCGGAAAGCTTTCCGGCCAAGCCGCTGTGGCAGCGCGCGGCCATTGTCGCGGCTGGGCCGGCGATCAATTTCCTCTTCGCCATATTGATCCTCGCCACCTTCGCCTTCGTCCATGGCGAGAGCCGCACCCCCGCCGTCGCGGGACAGGTGCAGCCGGGCAGCGCGGCGGCTGCGGCGGGCATCGTCGCGGGGGACCGCATCGTCTCACTCAACGGGCGGGAAATGACGACCTTCGACGACATTCGCCTGTTCGCGCAGATTCGTCCGGGCGAACCCGTGACCATCGTGATCGACCGCAAGGGCAAGCTGTTCGAAAGGCAGGGCAAGGTCGGCGCGGTCCAGGAGGATGACGGCTTCGGCAACAAATTCCGCATCGGCCGGCTGGGCATCGCGCCCGGCGATCCGGTGATCGAACCGGTCAGCCTGGTCCGTGCGCCCGTCGTCGCGATCGAGCGGACCGGGCAGATCATCCGCACCATGGTGGAGACGTTGGGCCAGATCGTCGGCGGCGGCCGGTCGGTCAAGGAACTGGGCGGGCCGCTCAAGATCGCGGAGGTTTCGGGTCAGGCGGCGACGCTGGGGGTGGAGAGCTTCGTCTTCTTCATGGCGCTCATCTCGATTAATTTGGGGTTCATCAACCTCTTGCCAATCCCCATGCTGGATGGCGGCCATTTGCTGTTTTACGGGGTGGAGGCGATACAGCGGCGGCCGGTCAGCCCGCAGGTGCAGGAATGGGCTTATCGCTCGGGCCTGGCTGTCCTGCTGGCGATGATGGTGCTGGTGACGTTCAACGATTTATCCTCTTTCGGCCTCTGGGATCGTCTGTCCGGCTTGATCGGCTGA
- a CDS encoding 1-deoxy-D-xylulose-5-phosphate reductoisomerase: MKTISIFGATGSVGMSTLDLVQREPDAYRVVALTAHSDVAGLAAAARQSNAKIAVIGNEAHYEALKDALRGSGVEAAAGEVALVDAAQAGADWSMAAIVGCAGLRPTMAALKAGGTVALANKESLVSAGALMMDAVAASGATLLPVDSEHNAIFQCLAGSRWEDVSKITLTASGGPFRTRSREEMRGITPAQAVAHPNWSMGAKISVDSATMMNKGLELIEAAHLFPIGLDRIEILVHPQSVIHSMVEFRDRSTLAQLGSPDMRIPIAHALAWPERIATPCQPLDLARIGRLDFEAPDEVRFPALRLTRLAARQGGAAPAILNAANEVAVAAFLKGAIGFLDIAMIVEDVLNRYSAPAPRQIDDVLAADAEARDMAAQVMERLTA; the protein is encoded by the coding sequence ATGAAGACGATTTCGATCTTTGGCGCGACCGGATCGGTCGGCATGTCGACGCTGGATCTGGTCCAGCGCGAGCCCGACGCCTATCGGGTCGTCGCGCTTACCGCGCATAGCGATGTGGCGGGCCTGGCCGCGGCGGCACGGCAGAGCAATGCGAAGATCGCCGTCATCGGTAACGAAGCGCATTATGAGGCGTTGAAGGACGCGCTGCGCGGTTCCGGCGTGGAGGCGGCGGCGGGAGAGGTCGCGCTGGTCGACGCCGCGCAGGCCGGGGCCGACTGGAGCATGGCGGCGATCGTCGGCTGCGCGGGCCTGCGCCCGACCATGGCGGCGCTGAAAGCGGGCGGCACGGTGGCGCTGGCCAACAAGGAATCGCTGGTGTCGGCGGGCGCGCTGATGATGGACGCGGTTGCGGCGTCGGGGGCCACGCTGCTCCCCGTCGACAGCGAACATAATGCGATATTCCAATGCCTTGCAGGAAGCCGGTGGGAGGATGTGTCAAAAATCACCCTGACGGCCAGCGGCGGGCCCTTCCGCACCCGCAGCCGGGAGGAGATGCGCGGCATCACTCCGGCGCAGGCGGTCGCCCATCCCAACTGGTCGATGGGCGCGAAGATCAGCGTCGACAGCGCCACGATGATGAACAAGGGGCTGGAACTGATCGAGGCGGCGCATCTCTTCCCCATCGGTCTCGACCGGATCGAGATACTCGTCCATCCGCAATCGGTCATTCATTCCATGGTCGAATTCCGCGACCGCTCCACCCTGGCGCAGCTCGGTTCGCCCGACATGCGCATCCCCATCGCCCATGCGCTTGCCTGGCCGGAGCGGATCGCCACCCCCTGCCAGCCGCTGGACCTGGCCCGGATCGGCCGGCTGGACTTCGAGGCGCCCGATGAGGTGCGCTTCCCCGCCTTGCGCCTGACGCGGCTGGCGGCGCGGCAGGGCGGGGCGGCCCCCGCCATATTGAACGCCGCCAATGAGGTCGCGGTCGCCGCTTTCCTGAAAGGCGCCATCGGCTTCCTTGATATCGCCATGATTGTGGAGGATGTCCTGAACCGCTATAGCGCGCCTGCGCCCCGTCAGATCGACGATGTGCTGGCTGCGGATGCGGAGGCGCGCGATATGGCTGCACAAGTGATGGAAAGATTGACCGCTTGA